From Brienomyrus brachyistius isolate T26 chromosome 18, BBRACH_0.4, whole genome shotgun sequence, one genomic window encodes:
- the LOC125713017 gene encoding kelch-like protein 10 isoform X1 produces MMAHDMERVLMSPAFEVFNKLRLAGQLCDVVLIADGVQFNAHRVILCGCSSYFQTLFASDWSDSGKREYQLPGISPETLRQVMEYAYTYSVVITADNVENLLAAAEHLSVLGIVQRCCDFLHEHLCLDNCVGLVKIGDVYCLKELHQSAFKFLLKNFKEVAINSNEFLELTLEELCDIMERDELNVREEDVVFHAILRWIEHEPATREAHISVLLPKVRMARMDPEYFMKIVKNNDLVKANAACRRIISDVMKVIYDLDDESPLSDFENPLIRPRLPSDVLLAIGGWNMGTTNCIDAYDTRADRWVDITQEEQSNLAGHGTVYHDGFVYCIGGFDGQNLINTVRRYDPITRAWQQMAPMHWHRCNVSVVVLDGFIYAMGGHIGFRPLNKVERYNPITNEWTQIEPMNERRSDASATTLNGKIYICGGHSGTESLSTVECFDPLTNEWSLITPMSTPRHSLGVTAYKGKIYAVGGINRPDHLQTMEVYDPTTNHWHAVAPMSTPRCEFGIAVVDDLLFVMGGHDGFGVTNKVECYDAGTGSWFRAQDMSRARKHFSCCVVPAHPRIIKYASPR; encoded by the exons atgatggcacacgacatggagcgagtactgatgtccccggcTTTCGAAGTGTTCAACAAGCTTCGGCTCGCAGGGcagctttgtgacgtggtcctcatcgcagacggtgttcaattcaacgcccatagagtgattctgtgtggctgtagctcctacttcca gactctgttcgccagtgactggagtgattcaggaaagcgggagtaccaactcccaggcatttccccagaaacaTTGAGGCAGGTCATGGAGTAcgcctacacgtactctgtggtcatcacagctgacaatgtggagaacctcctggcagctgctgagcATCTTAGTGTCctgggcatcgtgcagcgctgctgtgaCTTCCTGCATGAGCATCTCTGCCTTGACAACTGTGTTGGGCTTGTCAAAATCGGAGATGTCTACTGCCTCAaggagctgcaccagtctgcattcaaattcctcctgaagaacttcaaggaggttgccatcaacTCAAACGAGTTCCTAGAACTCACGCTCGAAGAACTTTGTGACATCATGGAGCGGGATGAActgaatgtcagagaagaggatgtggtgtttcacgccatcctccggtggatcgagcacgagcctgccacccgagaggcccacatttcagttctgttgcccaag gttcgcatggctcgtatggatccagaatatttcatgaagatcgtcaaaaacaacgatctagtgaaggccaatgcggcgtgcaggcGAATTATCAGTGATGTCATGAAGGTCATCTATGATCTTGATGATGAAAGTCCACTCTCTGACTTTGAGAACCCGCTGATCCGCCCACGCTTGCCCTCTGACGTTTTGCTGGCTATCGGTGGATGGAACATGGGCACTACTAACTGCATAGATGCGTATGACACacgggccgaccgctgggtggatatcacgcaggaggagcagagcaaCCTAGCTGGTCATGGCACGGTGTACCATGATGgatttgtgtactgcattggGGGGTTTGATGGCCAAAACCTCATTAATACCGTGCGCAGATATGACCCGATAACACGAGCATGGCAGCAGATGGCCCCCATGCACTGGCATCGCTGTAATGTTAGTGTGGTTGTGCTCGATGGGTTCATCTACGCCATGGGTGGCCATATTGGTTTCAGGCCCCTCAACAAAGTTGAGCGCTACAACCCAATAACCAACGAATGGACCCAGATCGAGCCCATGAATGAGAGGAGAAgcgatgccagtgccaccaccctgaatggcaag ATATACATCTGTGGGGGCCACAGTGGAACAGAGAGCCTTTCTACAGTGGAGTGCTTTGACCCCCTCACTAATGAATGGAGCTTGATCACTCCAATGAGCACTCCCCGTCACAGCCTTGGAGTCACGGCGTATAAAGGGAAgatctatgcg GTGGGCGGTATCAACAGGCCTGATCACCTGCAGACCATGGAGGTCTATGACCCTACTACAAACCACTGGcatgctgtggcccccatgtcCACACCACGCTGTGAatttggcatcgcagtggtggacgacctcctatttgtgatgggcggccacgatgggtttggggtaactaacaaggtggagtgttatgatgcggggacaggcagctggtttcgtgcgcaggacatgagcagagccagaaaacacttcagctgctgcgtagtgcctgcgcacccccgcatcaTAAAATACGCTTCACCTCGTTAG
- the LOC125713017 gene encoding kelch-like protein 10 isoform X2, with protein sequence MMAHDMERVLMSPAFEVFNKLRLAGQLCDVVLIADGVQFNAHRVILCGCSSYFQTLFASDWSDSGKREYQLPGISPETLRQVMEYAYTYSVVITADNVENLLAAAEHLSVLGIVQRCCDFLHEHLCLDNCVGLVKIGDVYCLKELHQSAFKFLLKNFKEVAINSNEFLELTLEELCDIMERDELNVREEDVVFHAILRWIEHEPATREAHISVLLPKVRMARMDPEYFMKIVKNNDLVKANAACRRIISDVMKVIYDLDDESPLSDFENPLIRPRLPSDVLLAIGGWNMGTTNCIDAYDTRADRWVDITQEEQSNLAGHGTVYHDGFVYCIGGFDGQNLINTVRRYDPITRAWQQMAPMHWHRCNVSVVVLDGFIYAMGGHIGFRPLNKVERYNPITNEWTQIEPMNERRSDASATTLNGKIYICGGHSGTESLSTVECFDPLTNEWSLITPMSTPRHSLGVTAYKGKIYATLLPHWKVCWCDRGL encoded by the exons atgatggcacacgacatggagcgagtactgatgtccccggcTTTCGAAGTGTTCAACAAGCTTCGGCTCGCAGGGcagctttgtgacgtggtcctcatcgcagacggtgttcaattcaacgcccatagagtgattctgtgtggctgtagctcctacttcca gactctgttcgccagtgactggagtgattcaggaaagcgggagtaccaactcccaggcatttccccagaaacaTTGAGGCAGGTCATGGAGTAcgcctacacgtactctgtggtcatcacagctgacaatgtggagaacctcctggcagctgctgagcATCTTAGTGTCctgggcatcgtgcagcgctgctgtgaCTTCCTGCATGAGCATCTCTGCCTTGACAACTGTGTTGGGCTTGTCAAAATCGGAGATGTCTACTGCCTCAaggagctgcaccagtctgcattcaaattcctcctgaagaacttcaaggaggttgccatcaacTCAAACGAGTTCCTAGAACTCACGCTCGAAGAACTTTGTGACATCATGGAGCGGGATGAActgaatgtcagagaagaggatgtggtgtttcacgccatcctccggtggatcgagcacgagcctgccacccgagaggcccacatttcagttctgttgcccaag gttcgcatggctcgtatggatccagaatatttcatgaagatcgtcaaaaacaacgatctagtgaaggccaatgcggcgtgcaggcGAATTATCAGTGATGTCATGAAGGTCATCTATGATCTTGATGATGAAAGTCCACTCTCTGACTTTGAGAACCCGCTGATCCGCCCACGCTTGCCCTCTGACGTTTTGCTGGCTATCGGTGGATGGAACATGGGCACTACTAACTGCATAGATGCGTATGACACacgggccgaccgctgggtggatatcacgcaggaggagcagagcaaCCTAGCTGGTCATGGCACGGTGTACCATGATGgatttgtgtactgcattggGGGGTTTGATGGCCAAAACCTCATTAATACCGTGCGCAGATATGACCCGATAACACGAGCATGGCAGCAGATGGCCCCCATGCACTGGCATCGCTGTAATGTTAGTGTGGTTGTGCTCGATGGGTTCATCTACGCCATGGGTGGCCATATTGGTTTCAGGCCCCTCAACAAAGTTGAGCGCTACAACCCAATAACCAACGAATGGACCCAGATCGAGCCCATGAATGAGAGGAGAAgcgatgccagtgccaccaccctgaatggcaag ATATACATCTGTGGGGGCCACAGTGGAACAGAGAGCCTTTCTACAGTGGAGTGCTTTGACCCCCTCACTAATGAATGGAGCTTGATCACTCCAATGAGCACTCCCCGTCACAGCCTTGGAGTCACGGCGTATAAAGGGAAgatctatgcg actctgcttcctcattggaaggtgtgTTGGTGCGATCGAGGTCTTTGA
- the LOC125713029 gene encoding kelch-like protein 10 has product MNEERQDASATTLNGKIYICGGSKGAQTNSTAECYDPLTGEWTLITPMSTRRRGLGVAAYQGKIYVVGGTNGAHPMWSMEVYDPATNQWHAAPPMTKPRSYFGIAVLDGLLFAMGV; this is encoded by the exons ATGAACGAggagcgacaggatgccagtgccaccaccctgaatggaaag ATATATATTTGTGGGGGTAGCAAGGGAGCTCAGACTAATTCCACTGCCGAGTGCTATGATCCACTCACGggcgaatggaccttgatcACCCCAATGAGCACTCGCCGACGTGGCCTTGGAGTAGCGGCATATCAGGGAAAGATCTATgtg GTGGGCGGTACCAACGGGGCTCATCCAATGTGGAGTATGGAGGTTTATGACCCTGCAACTAACCAATGGCACGCTGCGCCTCCCATGACAAAACCAAGAAGCTACTTCGGCATCGCAGTGTtggacggcttgctgtttgcAATGGGCGTCTGA
- the LOC125713022 gene encoding kelch-like protein 10: MARMDPEYFMKIVKANDLVKANATCRRITSDVLKMIYDLDDKSPRSDFERPLIRPRLPADILLAIGGWNFRTTNYIDAYDTRADNWVDITQGQEARQSAHGSVYLNGFVYCFGGYDGHNFTNTVRRFDPVARTWQHMAPMHWCRCSVSVAVSNGFIYVMGGRLGVSPLNIVERYDPKANEWTIIQPMNEERQDASATTLNGKIYICGGCNEAQTTSTAECYDPLTGEWTLIAPMRTRRRGLGVAAYKGKIYAVGGTNGAYPVRSMEAYDPATNQWHAVPPMRQQRSYFGIAVVDGLLFVMGGSDGFEVTAKVECYDAEKGSWCRAQDMITPKRNFSCCTVPAHPRFVQYAAPRPPAPICLPGNHMLNKWLAGNKGNTTD, translated from the exons atggctcgtatggatccggagtactttatgaagatcgtcaaagccaacgatctGGTGAAGGCTAATGCGACGTGCAGGCGAATTACCAGTGATGTACTGAAGATGATATATGATCTCGATGATAAAAGTCCACGAtctgactttgaaaggccaCTGATACGCCCGCGCCTGCCCGCTGACATCTTattggccattggtggctggAATTTCCGCACAACCAATTACATTGATGCGTATGACACCCGGGCCGACAACTGGGTCGATATAACGCAGGGGCAGGAGGCTCGCCAGTCTGCCCATGGCAGCGTGTACTTAAATGGCTTCGtgtattgttttgggggttatgatggccataatttcaccaacactgTACGCAGATTTGACCCTGTCGCACggacatggcagcacatggccCCGATGCACTGGTGCCGCTGTAGTGTCAGTGTGGCCGTAAGTAACGGCTTCATCTATGTGATGGGTGGCCGTTTAGGCGTGTCGCCTCTGAATATTGTTGAGCGATATGACCCAAAAGCCAACGAATGGACCATCATCCAGCCCATGAACGAggagcgacaggatgccagtgccaccaccctgaatggaaag ATATACATTTGTGGGGGTTGCAATGAAGCTCAGACCACTTCCACTGCCGAGTGCTATGATCCACTCACGggcgaatggaccttgatcGCTCCCATGCGCACTCGCCGACGTGGCCTTGGAGTAGCTGCATATAAGGGAAAgatctatgcg GTGGGCGGTACCAACGGGGCTTATCCAGTGCGGAGTATGGAGGCTTATGACCCTGCAACTAACCAGTGGCACGCTGTGCCTCCCATGAGACAACAAAGGAGCTAtttcggcatcgcagtggtggacggcttgctgtttgTAATGGGAGGCTCCGATGGGTTCGAAGTCACTGCAAAGGTGGAATGTTATGatgcagagaaaggcagctggtgccgtgcgcaggacatgattacgcctaagaggaacttcagctgctgcacagtgcctgcgcacccccgcttcgtacagtacgctgcacctcgcccacctgcccccatctgcctgcctg GTAACCACATGCTCAACAAGTGGCTGGCAGGGAACAAGGGAAACACTACAGACTGA